CGCTCTTTTAGCTTTTATAGATAGCTCTCCAAAGCCAAAAGGGcgtatgaataaatataagcTCTTTTGGCATTAGCACCGCGACATAACTGCCAAGTACcggtttgattttttactAAATGTTAAAGCTTGAAGGGTTTGTTCGAGACGATATAATCGGTAACAGGTTTGGTCAGCTTGCTTCATAATCGTTCAACGCACATTTAACCGCAACACCTAAAATCttttcgattatttcgtaATCTCCagaggtaataaaaaaaaacccttaCGAAATTCCCCATCACCCGAATTTACCGATGGTGAACGAAACGTTGCGAAATTAAAATGTATATGGAAAACGCAGACTTGAAGAGCGAGGAAGCCAAAGGGGATGCCGACATACGTATGTCTCGCGGTGCTGGAGGGGTGACTCTGGGGGTGGGGTTGGGTTTGGTCGGGTCGGGTGTCGCCGGCCGAAGGAAGGTGGCACCGATATTACGGGGGcattgtatatacgtatatacatatatacgataCGTGTCAACTGCAGCATGGGAGataaaaggaatgaaaatagaatCTGAGGCCGATCCATCATGCGGCCGGAGAGCGGCGACGGCGCAGCTCTCTCCCTATTGGCCGAGTCCTCCCACCGAAGGTCACGTGGTACCAGGCCCGACCCTCCGCCACTTCCTCCGGTCTCCCCAAACCCGGGAACTACGCTGATCCTCACCTAGGCAGGGGATACTCTGCGGCGCACCTGGTGCGCGGACTCAAAGCACGAGTGCCCGTGGACTCGCCACCGCGTTCGACCGCCACGTTCTTCGACCGGCTGCCATCGAGTTAGCTCCGAAGTTTTCGCGGCATCCGCGCAAGTTGAGTTTGAAATCGGTTCGCCTCCGCATCGATCGACGGGTTCCCGGTGTGGCGGTTCTGCGGAAGCCGCAGGTGGATCGCGAGTCGCGTAAGAGTGACAATTCCGCGTCCGTCGCTGAGCGGAAAAACCGCGTCAGGAGATCTTGGACGGGATAGTAGTCAGCGTTACCGCTCCGCGCAGCGTCATCGTCCGGAAGTGGCTCACCCTCCGCATCTCGGAAAGAGGACTGTTTAAGAGTGAAGTGAATTACGTAGGACAAACAGTGCGGAAGGTACGGAGGCGCGTTTGTGCGTTTATTGACACGGGGGAAAAGTGACGGGGTCAGTGGGTTGATCGCCTGGCGTCGACGGACACCGCCGCGGTGCCGAGGCCGGTGCCGTCCGCCGGACGATTAGGCCTAATTAATCGGACGGACGCGGAGTTCGGCGAGAAAACGCGGCTTAACGCCGGACCAGGGCGAGGTGGTTTCGGCCGTCGCAGATTCCCGCATTCAGATAGACGTTGGGATTAATGTACCTGTTTCGggaggatgatgatgatggacATGGGCATGTACGGGACCTACGGCAAGCCTGACTCCTATCCGAACTACGGTTTCGCCGGGCAAACGGGCCACCAGCCCGCCGCTCACGGGCCGCTTCCGCAGTCCCCTGAGCTCGCGACTACCCACTACTATCCCCAGACCGCGGTCGCCCCGtactcatcctcctcctcggAGCCCTTTCTGCCCTCCGGGGAGTCCGGGCCGTCCAGCACTCCACCCCAGGGCTTCTACTCGCCGACGGGTGCCGTCCTCCACGAGGACGGGACCGCCATCATATCCTCGGAGAACGGGCTCAGCTACACCAACCTCGACTATGCCTCCTACCCTGCTCAGCACCCCGGCTGCCATCCGGCCGCAGACCCTCACCACCCCCAGACTTACCACATCCAGCCGACCGGGTACAGGGAAGATCCACCGGGCCTCCACCAACCCGGCCCCGTTGTACAGACACATCAACACCCCGAGCACGAGCAGCTCCATCATCAGCAGTCTAGTCATCACGAGGTCGACTACCAGATCACTCTCGGTGGATCCTCCAACTACCTTCACCAGCTCCCCGAGGACGCTCTACACTACGGCCAGTCATCCATCCACCAGTCCGAGTATCCCGGTCATCCCGCTGCTCACTACAAGGAAGAAACTCCCGACCCCACTGGCTACCACTCGATTCAGCAGTCCGCACACCAGCACCACTCCCACCATCCTCTTGGACATCCACATCCGCACCATCACCAACATCCCCATGGCCACTCACATCcccagcaacagcagcagcagctacagcagcagcaacaacagcagcaagcTCAGGTGCCCACCTACAAATGGATGCAAGTTAAGAGGAACGTGCCAAAACCAGTGGGTAAGTAGATGAGTGAAGTAAAGATGGTCCGTACCACGTGTGAATTATACAAACAGCTTGTAGGGATTTGTATGTGAAAAAAGAGATAGGTTGAAAAAAGGGGGATCGAATTTGTTAGATAAGTTGAGCTTGTTGTTGACCGTGAATGAATGGCGCTTTCTTCTATGCCTCCATGGGCCAAAGGATTTTAGCTTATTTTACGCTTGTCTTTCAACTGCGCCTTTCAACGAGCGTAAAATTATCAATTGTTGAAAGGCGGTCCGGGATAGATCGTTAACACGAAAGTGATTTGTGAGACTCGTTTAAGTTTCGGTAGGATGGGAAGAAGTGGAGTGATTCAGGAAATTGCGGAATCATTCAACGCCCGAgttcacaatttttcacactaCGCCCCACTACGAGCATCGCCTTCCCGCTTTAGTTGACCGCGTATCGGAATATGGCGAATCGTGAATGtgattaatttcttgtaccaGCAATTCAAATGGGAAGAAAAACTGTGCTAAGtataatagaaaaattgaatatggGTTAAAGAGTGAAGGGAGAAAGACGTGGtcccaaaaaaataaataaatgacacCACTATCTTGATACACGGAAGTGATTTCTTGCTGACAATTAACGGCCGAGTGTCCGAGTCACGATCGCGATCCCTCGGGATCATGTACCCCGTACCTAACATAGCGTGTCGCTAGCAGTTGCTTGTCACGATTTTAGTTACCTCCTCAACTCCGTGGCTACTTATCATTGGGACATTTTCAACCTGTGGAAGATGTGCGTGTAATAACGATTTCATACCTAGGATAAACTCGGGGACGAGAACCACGTTCAAAGGACTGCAAAGGCTTGGTGGGCCAGGAAATGAGCTCGAGTAGAACGGTGCGATTCTAATCTTCTAATTAGTGTTGGACAGAGACCGTATAGCTTTCGGGTCCTGCCGAAGACATTCTAGAATATTACCTGGGCCCAAAACTCCTTCTGCTAAACAAGAAATATATGAGCGCTCACATGCACTAGACacgttgaatatttatcattttcgtCAACCACATTCTCCGTTCAATCCT
Above is a genomic segment from Neodiprion pinetum isolate iyNeoPine1 chromosome 1, iyNeoPine1.2, whole genome shotgun sequence containing:
- the LOC124223466 gene encoding homeobox protein Hox-B1a, producing MMMMDMGMYGTYGKPDSYPNYGFAGQTGHQPAAHGPLPQSPELATTHYYPQTAVAPYSSSSSEPFLPSGESGPSSTPPQGFYSPTGAVLHEDGTAIISSENGLSYTNLDYASYPAQHPGCHPAADPHHPQTYHIQPTGYREDPPGLHQPGPVVQTHQHPEHEQLHHQQSSHHEVDYQITLGGSSNYLHQLPEDALHYGQSSIHQSEYPGHPAAHYKEETPDPTGYHSIQQSAHQHHSHHPLGHPHPHHHQHPHGHSHPQQQQQQLQQQQQQQQAQVPTYKWMQVKRNVPKPVAPKTNPPGNEFVGSAVGTSGTTVYATSATGAVSCLSSGTLAGIPGGFNNTGRTNFTNKQLTELEKEFHFNKYLTRARRIEIASALQLNETQVKIWFQNRRMKQKKRMKEGLIPSDNAAGSGQLNQLGQLSGARSSSSSPTGSNLEMAGIGLANFTSDNSRESPNSSSKE